The nucleotide window ggGTGGCcattataaatttccaTTACGGGTTCCAAAAGGTCCATCCCCCGGATTTCGCCATAATatggaaaaataaataatatgttGCTTACAAATTTTCCCCAATgataacaaataaataagaaatatgattttaaaagttaAACATATGGAATGATAATCAATTGAAGATCACTCGCTTACCTTATATCTTCGACGAACTAATTGAAGCactttcaaatattttaaaattgattctaaacagaaaaaattacaataagAAGTTGATACATCTGGGcagaaaaaacaaagtgCAGAAATTTTGATGCAATTAACAAACACGACACTTAAGAATGTAATTATGTGAAATTTGACAAAAGGATGTATTGAATAGTAATTACAACAATAATACAAAGTTGAGATACAAAATGAAAAGgagtatttattttaaaaagattgAGTAATTTAACTCATCTGGAATTGGCGTGATTGTATGATTAACCGCTTCGCAAATGAAATACTACACTTCTAAAACTTTTGAACAAGTTTATTGATAcacaatttaaaatctgATAACAATGCACAAAAAACATTCCTTGGGTGGTATTTTAGTATTAAGTTTAATTTaggtttttatttttttagttttggCGTGAATCCAAacgtttttattaaataaatataataagataGTTAAAAAGAGCAACTATCGCAAACGAATTGGTATTGTTAGTAATAAAGtaagatataaatttagtaAAGACATGTCATAGGTGGTTTCGATTGCACAATAGAAGGATACCAGGTGGcctttattaataaaagtaCTATTCGCCGGGACCGAACAaatgaaaacaaataataagaGCCGGCTTGCTGACTACTTTAAATTTGCCTAATCCCATAGGAGCTACCTTTGAGCAGATAGTTTAAAGAGgtataaatgtttttattaattcgCAACTGCCTACGTaggtttttaaaatgagtATTGCCCATCCCAGTGTCTCCGTTCTTCGTTGGTGTTGTATTCCGAAGGTAAAAGTTTTGGATGCGATTGTTCTTTTCTCTCGCCCTGTACCATATGGGGggttgtaaaaaataaataattatattttggaaTAGACCGGTCTAAATGGTCTACTTTAAAAGGGAAAgtgataaaataataatctcttctaattaattatatgtGGTGTTCCCACCAGTGAGATGGCCATTTTGTGTGTAGCTTTCGAGAATGCTTCTCCCTGCACATTAATtggttttatttaaatagtttttattaatactCCCATGCGGGTAGTAAGTAATCCTCTTGTGAGGGGGTAGATTTCCTTGTGTCCTCCTATAGTAATTGACATTATTCTCTTTATTGTTCATCCTTTTTGTGgggtaaaataaaaagaaaatatttataataaaatattttctagaaaattcacTTGGaggaaaaataagaatataaataataatgtgGCAATTAATAccaatttaaatttatataatttgtaCTGGtttttgtgttttttaTCTCTAGATATTTGAATTTAGGAAGGGAATAATAAGAAAACGGAAAACGAATATCCAACGTTTTCAATGCTTTAAATGCAAGCGAGAAAGCTTAGATCAACAATAAATGGCCGTTATAACTATAACATGTTCTTCCATATAACTTAAATGATTAATTGAGATTAATTTGTTACAATATAGACATTCAAACTCGTAATCAAGCCCCGTCCGCACaagtttattttcttttttaggagcttgataaaaaatcataaaaggCATAAGGGCAGCCCATAAATTCTCAAAACATTTAgtaatcaaataaatttcttaatgAAGCATCTATTCTCTTTTTATGTCTCTATGCAGTCTTCATATGCCTTTCTTTGCTAGTAGAGATGATTGGACTCTTAGTCTAACATCCTTccttttctatattttaaaatgatacTTATATGAGTCTTCTATAGAACAAGAGATTGGATATACGCCTAGATAAATGTTGGCATATCAAGCCTTTTCCGGTGCATTTCATAGTATTTGGTAACCAGCCGTCCCATGTCAATACATACGGAATAATATCACATTTGAAGCCATACATCAGTGACACATGGTTGGCAAGAAAACCACACTCTCCTAGCTTCTGGGGTTTCACCTGCTTGagattataattaaagtGACGCCGTTTGTAATTATGAGtctttcttatttttttatgccTATAATAATAACCCTTGTTCTgtatgtttatttatatatctgTCTATATTACGTGTCTATCCTCATTtcaaagtttttatttaagacACATCCTGGATAGAATGACTCTTGAGTTTATTTGTCGGctttaaaatgtatttttgcACGATAACAGGCGAATGCACTTTAAGACTTCATTGTGTTTTCTCTTGTATCTGATTCTAGCATTTTCGCGTCTAGACTCCAGGCTGTCAACTGTTTGATGTGCTTCTTCACGATGTGTACATttcattttctataaaaagatattgtTTATATCTTGCAATAAAAGAAGTTGGCTCTACATCTTGCTACGATGTTTCTGTGTTTACCCATATTGCCATGTCTTTTATTGACACGTTTTATCTTGGGCTCCTCCACACgatcttttatattaggtttttgtttttatctcGTTGTACAGCCTTAGCTTTTGTGCTTCTTTTTGCATTTCTTACATTTCCtcttgttttaaatttttttttgctgaTAGGAATTCTTTGCTCCCCCCTTTGCCTCTTATCGTCTTCTATAACCTTTATTATGGCTACTTCATCCTGATTGtattttgaatattctAAAAACTCTCTTAGGGCTGGGTGCATTGCTTCGCAGCATAATGCAACGTTGCTTGTACCTCTTCCCAGTTCTTCCTTTGTTAGGAATAAACGTCGTTTATTTGCTGGTAGGAGGGAATTACAGTTTGTATTAGTATTTGTCTGATGTGTCATCTaattcacaaaaaaaaattattaaaacttaAATGTCACGATGTGttttacatatttaaaGTCCAAATtccttaatttttttgatatattttaccCGGATAGCTTTgtattttaattctttagCACTCTGTTTTGAAAATCCCGTTTAATTCTATCCTTTGTTTCTTTCGTATGCTCACTAGAGCCTTTTTTAGTTACACCTAGgcatttgtattttttattttagttttaCCACTTTTGTATTAATTTCTAGAGTATTTATTCGATTTCCTACGATTGATCTCTAGGTTGACTGCACGAAAAACTCTTCTTTTGCTTTTATCATTTTCACTAAGGGGGTTAAGTCTTTCATGAGTTTAGATCGTGATAAACAACAGATGTTTAAGCCGTAGCTTTCAGTTTTGTGCTGGTTTTTTTGGAACATAAGATATTTTCCATTTAGAGCTCTACTAAGTAGGCTCATGAAGATGAAGAACAGCATTGGAGAGAAACCAACGTCCCGTaaaattactttttaattcttttcaAAAGCATTTCATTGCTcgtatatatttatttcccATTCTTCTAATCATAGATTAATAAATTCGTAaacttatatttatactattttataaactaaTATTGTGGTTCAACTTTatgttataataaaaatattaaaaatggCTTTGCTTTAAACTCAAAAACAAGCACGATCAAGGTCTacataaaaagaaaaaaacgTGTACTGTGTTTTTTCGTTGTCTTtgatacaattttttttttttttgctaaaaagaaattttttatttaaaaaaaaatcaaaaaatggTTTATACAgttcaatttttattttataatatgaacaaataattataacaTAATAATCTTCATTGTTTTACAAatcaagaaataaaattatattacgCATTACTTCTTTAAAAGTCTGCGACGGCcataacattaaaaaaaaccaacAAACTTAATGCTCTCACATGAAATATAGATATTTGACAAAAATATAgcattttttagatttgcTTAATGTTTCATATTAGCAAGCAAATTACAATAactttaattgttttttggtggtaactttaaaattaagtaTAATAGTattgtatatatttaataaatttattaaaaaaaatcattaattgtgcatttacaaataatgtatattttatatgcttttttatattgaattGAAAttctaaatcttttttttacattctttttaattgaatttgttagtaaaaatttattaaaaataacttATATAAACAGGTAGAAGGCCGTTGAAAAAGAATATGagaaattatttgttattGATATTACTACAATTGAAAGCTATTAGTAGTTCGGATGAATCAGAACATGAATGTGAAGAAGAAATTGTATTTACAGAATCCGATGTTAGTTCTTTAgatgaattatttttaactcTTGTTGGCCTCGATAGAGAAattgataatataattGAAGAATTAAACAAACTgttgtaataaaattatagtttaatttaaattagcTTTTgaatgtaaatttatttttcgatcgatttcaatttaaaattgatatCAGAGATTgttgattttatattaatattttaaaataaatgtttgtAGGCGTATTTATCTTGTAACAATagtatgaaaataaaaaactcgTTAAGTTAAAAAACTTGATGCCAGATTGAgctaaaaattctatataaaaatcttgcAGATTCCTTAGATAAAGTTTAAATCGTCTTTACAAATGTCGTAATGCTGTTTTTTGAAAGTAATCTGGAAATATACATAACATGAAACAACGTTTAAGAAGCAttaatctaaaaattaggaaaaaattaacacTTAATATGGGATATAATGCTAGTTATATGGCTAAATATAGTacgaaaaataaaacaataatataatattcatttttagtCATTTACCCGCGTCTGTAAAGACGAAAGGTAATTATTTTGCTTcggatatttttatctagTCTTAAAGCAGTGTATACCGAATCAATCACATCTTAGCATTTTGATTCAACTTTGTTTGATAACTTtagtttattatttttttaataataattatcaTCAAAAGACACGgccaaaaataaaaccatTAGTATgccaaatatttttttttaaaatttgttgAATTCTTGAGAGCTAGAAGAGTTAAACTACATTTGAAAACCATTCACAAATAAATGGTTGTAACGCAGAAAAAATTCATCGGAGGCGGGAAAACTTTAGAGACCgtatgtattttttctcaaaaaaaccttttattgtaaattattaatttcgaCTTATAATCCCTTATAATGTAAAGTTGTTACTGTGATATTTTTGAGGCGCCAGTAAGCTGCAGAGATTATATGTGGCTGTTGTGTAGGTACGAAGATATTAACACACGGAACATTTTGTATCGTTTCAGATACTATATATGCCATATCTATTTGTAATGGATTTAGATAATGATTTATCCGATTCTCCTCAAGCCAAGTCAAATAAATGCTGCAGATCTTGCTTATTGGCAAGTTAAATTAAAGAGTTTTCATAGGTAAGAATCATACAGTAGTGATAGATGAGTCTCTCAATCTAAAATTCTTTAGTCCTtatgtaaattttcttaattcATAGATTAGcaaataaaagaaaggttaagttgtttttttatgtaatatGCCATACTCGTTAATAgtgtatttaaaatatattgtctAAGCAAGAGCAGCAAACAATAAATAGCAATCAAATTGAAAAAGCATGTCCTTTGAGCAAAACAAAAGTACGATGCATTGATCATTCTCTGATATATTCACAAACTGCTAATCTTAAACAAACAAGGAATTTACGGCGGAACGATCTGAGCCCGGaccttttttttctgtctTTAGGGGAACTAGagagaaacaaaaaaataataataataataaaagcaTTTTACTCTAAAAAActtcaatattttcaataaaaattcttctGAAACTcttgatattttatatattgcGCACTCTTTTCTCAATTTAAATTCCCCCAAACATGATCGCACTTACTTTGATCCGTTTTCTAGCAATTATATCCCATTTAAAATCGGCAAGCCGATTTTTCGGCCTTAGGCCGAAAAATCGGTCTTTCGgcccaaaaaaaattattttaaaataccCCAATGGATAATTTATCCCACGAAGAACTGTGTGAAGTTCGTTCCAAAAGAGGAGGAAGAAAGATATTATATGCAGGACATGCGTATAATTTCAGATATAAcggaaaagaaaaaataatatgaaGATGTAGAGCAGAAAACTGCACTTCTAAACTTCATACAAATTTAGATTGTAGTTTTTTAAGCGTTACCCCCCACAACCACGAGCCAGACTTcgacaaaaataaattcgaATATTCCTACGGTCAAATCTTAAAACGGGCAGAGGAAACTGCCGAGGCGTCaagaattataatttttgacGCGTTGAAAGAATATTCTAATGaagctttaaaaaaacaccTGATATCTTTAGTATTAGGGATAGAATTAAGAGAATGCGAAACGGGAGGCATAGTTACTCAACTCCCGATAAAACCGATATCACAAAttcaattaaatatttgcCTACAGGCGAATTATTTGTGCAATTTGATTCTGGGATAGAAGATAAGGAAAGAGTCGTGATTCTTTGCACgctagaaaatttaattcaCCTTGAGAATACTAAAACTGTTTTAATGATTGGTACTTTCAAGTTTGCTCCATCTAAGTTCAAGCAACTCTATACTCTAGTCGCGTATATCAATACTAAGTACATTCCTTTGGTATTTATActaatgttaaaaaaaatgaggcatcatataagaaaatatgtGATTTTATAGTGGAAAAAGCACCAAATTTTAACCctaaatgttttaatttagatTTTGAATTAGCACCAAGAAAAGCTTTCAAAACAGCTTTTCCTGCCGCAGTTTTCTATGGGTgcaattttcatttttccCAGATTATTTATAGGAAAGTGCAAGAGTTGAAAGTGAGCACGTTGTATCAAAATGATATcgaatttaaaatgaatataaGAAGGATTTTAGCGTTAAGTTTTGTTAAACCTATTGAGgttctaaattattttggTCTGATTAAAGAAAAGCTTATGTCAAGGAGTGATAGAAAGAGATATGAAACAATTTTAGgatttgtatttaaaaattatattgacATTGACGCAGaagagattttattttggaaTGTTTAAAACCGAGTATTACATAAGTTACCAAGAACTACGAATAGTTTAGAAGGATTTCATAGATCGCTTGATAATCTTTTTACTGTAGCAAATCCGGATTTGGGTGTTTTTGGAGAAAGGTTACATGAGGAGCATTTGAAAAGCAGGCAAAAAATTCTACGCGCTTATTACAAGTTCTTTAAAGTAAATGAAAagtgtaaaaatatataagagaaatatatatatgatattgTATCCAATTTTGAAACCATAGACGCGCttgattatttatttcaaatttcATCTACTCTTGAATACCCTTTtacattattaaattaatattagtTATTatgtttagttttattgtttttttatattagttatttttttttatattatttatttttatttaatttttatttatttatttatttattttttttatttttttttttatttttttttttatttttttttttatttttttttttatttttttttttatttttttttttatttttttatttatttttttatttttttatttatttttttttttatttttttttttatttttttatttatttttttttatttttttacttttttattttttttaggcCGAAAGACCGATTTTTCGGCCTAAGGCCGAAAAATCGGTCAGCCTTTTCTCAATTTAAATTCCCCCAAACATGATCGCACTTACTTTGATCCGTTTTCTAGCAATTATATCCCATTTAAAATCATGTCAGAATCCctgattttatttgtgGGCTCTGCTGCTTGTTTTTAAATCCTTAATCAGTGACTACAACGCAAAAATCAACTTAGTTAGATTTTACTTCTGCGGGATAAGATTTATGCATATCATTTATGCAAATAGTATtgttttatgtatttttgaaaaaaatgagtCATCGTCAGGATAGTCCGTTAGGTTCTATCTCAATTCTAACCTTCCCTTAACTATTATACCAACCAACAATTACAGTTTTTGATTGTTTCAGTTCTTTTTAGTGGCGATTTGACATATTTACAATTACTATAACCCTTTTATAGGTCTGTGTCACTTCTTTAAccctaaaattttttgttgtcataaatttttctttttcagTGCTtcgtatattttttttagccCTGAAGACACTGGAAGCTGACACacgaaaatttttgtttaagttTAGTGTAGACTGCTTTTCAGTAAATGAATACAGAACATACAAATAATTACGTATAAGTATTGGGGACtagaaaatgaagttttATCAGAAACTCCTATTGATGCTCTACATCCCCTTCCCCTACACTTAAACCGTTGTCAGTCTATGTAAGAATTGTCAGGAGTTAATACCACTATTCCAGGACAGTTTTTACATTCTAAGGCTGTTTTTAGTATATTTTCATTCACTAGCCAACATATTGACTTACGTAGGCcttagaatatttttgaccTACTGTCAAGTGACTCCAGACATAcaataagaataaaatgattttgaaaaaactaccaaaaaacaaaaaagtttaaagcTCAGGAAATTTTAACCCGAATgatatttaaacaaatatgtaaaatttcTACTCTTGGGGATATGGTTcgtaaaaaaacatgtcCTCGTTTTACAATCTGTGCCCGGATTCAGTACGTAAAAAATAGGGGGAGTCTGGGCTCGGGCCGTTGCGCCGAATTTACTTACACTAAGGGTCGAGAGCTATGTAAGGGGGAAGGGTCTCGCCCAAGACAAAATATCATCGCCATATGgaattttttgttgtatGGGGTTCCTGAAAATAACTAGGACTTTTGTATAATTATCGGAGAAGGGTTGTAGTTAAAAACATGTGTCCTAAAAACCTCTTAACACATTAAAATGCTCTCACTCTTTCCCCCTTGTCCTTATATACTTCTATATCGCTAAAGTCGTCTTTAAAATCCCCCTTTcgaacaaaataaaaaacgaacTAATAGAAgcaaaataataagagTTTTAAACTATAATGTTATAGCACATAAGAAACTATAATAGATTAAGAACATTACGAAGGTGAGATGGCTAATATGTAAGATCTTTTGagtatttttttgcaaGCTTTATAAAGCGTGAATAGTGCATTGTCACAACTATTAGAAAATATCTAATCgatgttttgttttaaaaaagaaaagaatgACATcatcattaaaaatttagaatacTACTTTATTTGTACTTTTACATTCTAAAATCTTCTACATTTCATAGGTGCGATACAAAATAACAGATTAAATATAtagtattttaataatttaaataaaattcccCGCCCTATCTACAATGCACGCagaagttttatttttttttatttttgatattcGAAATGGTAAAAACGCGAAGGagtaaatatatattctataatgtaaaaaaatggtCTTATTAAAATCTAGTTTGccatataaataaaaataaaaaacaaaccctcttaaaaaaatattgttaatttttagttataaatgtctaaataaaaatctaattatttaagaaatattcATATGTAATGGATATTCTATTTTGCAATTGTTGGATGTGTCCCATACAATTTTATGATGTTTAAACGAATTTCAGCTTTGAAATTGCGGTGTTTAGAATATACTTACTAATTTATCCTTTTAATGTTTCATAAGTTTTTTAGACGAATACAAAAAGCattatacaatttttttaacattgataggtcattaaaaaataaatactatTAATTATGGTATATAAACtcattaaattaaattttttttaaatataactaTTTATTTCCTACATAATATcatttaaatcattttcaTCCGAATACGATAATATTTGttgtacaaaaaaatcCCCGATCAAAAGAAGGGGAAGCCAAATTGAcgaatcaaaaaatattgttttatgtAGTGTTCCCACCGGGGAGGCAATTAAATCGTAAAAAGTACTTCGTAACGCCGAAATTCAAATTCCTTgttcttttattataatatatttatttattgttgtTTATGATCTTACATTCTCTTAATCTATTTGTGGCCGTGTAAAACAAAGAGAAAAAcacttatataaaatattttatagtctaaaatttttgcgaaaaaaataaaacatgcgtcaaaaaaatgcaaCCGACCCCCCATAGGAAGGCGATttctttgtaaaaaaaaacgtaAAGAATCCTTTCTGTAATGCCGTTTTGGCATTTAaactataattatttttatttagttgCCCGGGGGATATTGCTGTTCCTTCTAAAGGGGGATGGGATGGACTATACTCTTCAGTTGTCTTCTCTGGTATAGtttgtttcttttcttcTAATGTCAAACTTAAAATTAGGCGTAGAATAAAaggaaatatttatacCAAATGTTTTCTAGCAAAAAAGCATTTGAAAGATAAGAAATAACAACAAAATCAAGTGGCAAAAAATGCTGCCATGATACTAcagattattttattgttatatttcatttttttctgggaggtttttttgtttttttttctgctTCAACTTTTATAGGGACATACATACAaattcaataataaaattatatatatatatatacatgaAAAGAGGCACTAAAGTGCCGGCCCTAGTGGCAACAGTGACTTGGTATAATGTGTATATGTGTCTTTTTCCATATATGGCTTTTTATTTGCTAGTAAAATCGTTTACCATCATGATATAcctttaataaataatgtttagtgtattatgtttaaaataatcTCTCCGTGcttttcataatatttttggatgggtaaaatatttattatttaaagtaaatattttacagtACGCACCCAGGCCAAGTGACTACGATAAAGTaattacaaataattatataacaaGATCTATCCTGCGACATGttggtttattttttagctatcaatttaattaataaaattttttaattttattcttaatttttctcctaatattgtaaaaaggcaattttttatacctaatatatataaagcGGTGCTTCACCGTTTTGCTgccctaaaaaaataaaaaaaaaataaaaaaaaataaattttataaaatcaattaaAACATCAATTTTCCCATTCTTGAATAcgttatttaaaaatttttttctaaaagtAAATTCTTCGAGCCAAGATTTGATATTCACACGTTTTACTCCGTGCTGTTTAGTCATTTCAGATTTCATACCAGACCAAAAATTCTCAATATTATTAGTATGAAAACCTTCTTCATTAGTAAATCCTATTgaataatttacaataatgTGTTTGAGTTTTAGATTCGCTGCTACACCGGGATAACTAGAATGGCCATCCGAAATAAGAACTGATCCCGGTAAGACTTTATCTCCTATTATctttgttaaaaaatttatctttcgATCCGGAACTTGTActatacaatttttttttctatctACAGCTTCTATTAACCCCAAAATCCATGCAGTATCTTTAATTCCATCATCTGCTCTAGATGGAACTCTAATAGTTCCTCTTCTACAAAGTACAGTTTCATCAACTTGAACTCCCGATCCACCGATTTCGCAATcggtttaaaatttctttctaaTATATTCCCTCAATTTaagctttatttttaaaatagtgTCATTTGACACACACGttaaacatttaattaatCTATAATTGCTGTTACAAAGGACCAAgaacaaaacaaaaagataaatttcaaatgaTAATGTAATGCTAGGTAAAAAGCTGTTTTTTGCCCTGCATTGTTGTCTCATACACCTATAAACTAATCTTTCCTTTCCCCTTTCCAATAATATTGTAAGCTTTGCAACAACATGATCACAAGAACCACATCGTCTaatcaaattaataattccaGTCTCTATCATGTAGTCTTTACATATGGCAAGACTGGAAAACAAAGGATgtctaaaattataaaagtttcTTTTTGTCATTTTTGGggcttttttttaaaaaaaaaataaaaattattaaatttttgcttTTCTCCGTTTTGCTCCCTAAAAAATGGGGCAGCAAAACGGAGAAGACCCTATAAAGCGATGTATATTGCATAAGAAAGCGACTAATCACAACGATACATCAATTCACGTCATGTAAATCTATAGTATTATATGTAGCGAGCTCAGGTAGGGTGTTACCCGAGCCGGCCTGATTCTCcaatttttcttattttttttagatcatttacttattttaattttatgaattatattttcataattttataccGTACTGATCagtaattatttttcagaaaacttttttcattttagcACGTAATTTCACGCATATGCGACTCGGACTAGATGTTTGCAGGACAAAACCACTGAGCTAAACAGCCtagtaataaataatattagaatattaaaatcGAGTATAagttatttataaaataattttttatcccTTCATTAAAGGGATCAAAACTCAAGAAGAGTACGATCTTCTTGTTGAATTACTACAAGGAGAAATTTGTTACAATCTTCGACAAACAAGTAGGTTATAACCAAAAAGAGCCGAAAAGTTCCTTTTTGTAGATAATATACTTTTTCTGAGAGATTTATTCTGGCTTGCACGAAGGGTAGTTGTGAGAGTATAATATAGTCCATGAAATTGGAAATACAAACACAACATAGTAAGTATCAAAATGCACACAATAGTTTATATAGGTTGTGTCAGTAATTCTACTTCAATTTCCCCGGAAGCCTTGTGCGAGAGGGTTGCAAAAGTGCAATATTTGTTCACAGGCACAACCTACAAAACAAAGGAATCCTACAAGCATTAATAACCAAACCCCTCTTTGTGGGGGTTATGTCGACCAAAACAAAGGGCAAATTTGGCTACTAACCGCTATAGATGTATATTCTAAGTATGCATTTATAAGTGTTGGAAATATAAAACGGCCTCAGAAG belongs to Vairimorpha necatrix chromosome 12, complete sequence and includes:
- a CDS encoding putative SP-containing protein; translation: MRNYLLLILLQLKAISSSDESEHECEEEIVFTESDVSSLDELFLTLVGLDREIDNIIEELNKLLSINLKIRKKLTLNMGYNASYMAKYSTKNKTII
- a CDS encoding DDE-TNP-IS1595 domain-containing protein: MTKRNFYNFRHPLFSSLAICKDYMIETGIINLIRRCGSCDHVVAKLTILLERGKERLVYRFQVDETVLCRRGTIRVPSRADDGIKDTAWILGLIEAVDRKKNCIVQVPDRKINFLTKIIGDKVLPGSVLISDGHSSYPGVAANLKLKHIIVNYSIGFTNEEGFHTNNIENFWSGMKSEMTKQHGVKRVNIKSWLEEFTFRKKFLNNVFKNGKIDVLIDFIKFIFFYFFFIFLGQQNGEAPLYIY